In Bradyrhizobium lablabi, one DNA window encodes the following:
- the soxZ gene encoding thiosulfate oxidation carrier complex protein SoxZ: MASTIRVRAISGGETTEVQALIQHPMDSGFVKDANGAIIPPHFIQQLTFEYDGKPVFVADWGPAVSKDPYVKFSFKGGKKGDDLKISWVDNKGESDTSTAKIQ, encoded by the coding sequence ATGGCATCGACCATTCGCGTGCGCGCGATCTCGGGCGGAGAGACCACCGAAGTCCAGGCGCTGATCCAGCACCCGATGGATTCAGGCTTCGTCAAGGACGCCAACGGCGCGATCATTCCGCCGCACTTCATCCAGCAACTGACCTTCGAATATGACGGCAAGCCTGTCTTCGTCGCGGATTGGGGACCGGCGGTCTCCAAGGATCCATACGTCAAGTTCAGTTTTAAAGGCGGCAAGAAGGGCGACGATTTGAAAATCAGCTGGGTCGACAACAAGGGCGAGAGCGATACCAGCACCGCCAAGATTCAATAA
- the soxY gene encoding thiosulfate oxidation carrier protein SoxY — MNSTHGFSATRRLVLKGAGLVALIGLGNLPLGFVPALAAANDKYPEDAFKQKSDADAIKSLYGKTAEPSDKVKMDAPEIAENGAVVPISVSTSLPDVTSISILVAENPNALAASYVIPAGTVPSVANRLKMAKTTNVIAIVEAGGKLYSTTKEVKVTVGGCGG, encoded by the coding sequence ATGAACAGCACTCACGGCTTTTCGGCGACGCGGCGCCTGGTCCTCAAGGGCGCGGGCCTGGTCGCGCTGATCGGCCTCGGCAACCTGCCACTCGGCTTCGTTCCCGCTTTAGCCGCCGCCAACGACAAATATCCGGAGGACGCGTTCAAGCAAAAGAGCGACGCCGACGCGATCAAATCGCTGTATGGCAAGACCGCGGAGCCGTCGGACAAGGTCAAGATGGACGCGCCGGAAATCGCCGAAAACGGCGCGGTGGTTCCGATCTCGGTCTCGACCTCGCTGCCCGACGTGACCTCGATCTCGATCCTGGTCGCGGAAAACCCGAACGCGCTGGCGGCCTCTTACGTCATTCCGGCCGGCACCGTGCCGAGCGTGGCCAATCGCCTGAAAATGGCGAAAACCACCAATGTGATCGCGATCGTGGAAGCCGGCGGCAAGCTCTACAGCACCACCAAGGAAGTCAAGGTCACCGTCGGCGGCTGCGGCGGCTGA
- the soxX gene encoding sulfur oxidation c-type cytochrome SoxX: MALLIGVLAWASPARAQSAAAEGQKIAFDRGKGNCLTCHEIKGGDFPGTIGPALKDIKSKYPDRNELIAIVTDETKRNPQTVMPPFGRNRILSEQEINAVVDFLQTL, translated from the coding sequence TTGGCTTTGCTTATTGGCGTCCTCGCCTGGGCCAGCCCGGCGCGCGCGCAATCCGCCGCGGCCGAGGGCCAAAAAATCGCGTTCGACCGCGGCAAAGGCAATTGCCTGACCTGCCACGAGATCAAGGGCGGCGATTTTCCCGGCACGATCGGGCCCGCGCTGAAGGATATCAAAAGCAAATACCCCGACCGTAACGAGCTCATCGCCATCGTCACCGACGAAACCAAGCGCAATCCGCAGACCGTGATGCCGCCGTTTGGACGAAATCGCATCTTGTCCGAGCAGGAAATCAACGCGGTGGTGGATTTCCTGCAGACCCTGTAA
- a CDS encoding DUF938 domain-containing protein, whose product MADYVVEFGKDGRPVEPDGRLDAPAFHRNHAAIRAALQGFLIGKSGDVVEAGSGTGQHAVDFARHFPEIVWWPSDLNDQHLNSIAAWRARAGLTNIRPPLRIDLCDPAWCPEMHDGSGPASLLAVFCANVIHIAPWRVAEGLFAGAGRYLRADGRLFLYGPFKRDGKHTAISNAVFDTSLREGNPEWGVRDVEALEELAAGVGLKLNGIIEMPANNLTLVFERAKTSNPSS is encoded by the coding sequence ATGGCTGATTATGTCGTGGAATTTGGCAAGGACGGCCGGCCGGTCGAGCCCGACGGCCGCCTCGACGCGCCGGCATTTCACCGCAATCATGCGGCGATCCGGGCGGCGTTGCAGGGGTTTCTTATCGGCAAATCCGGCGACGTTGTCGAAGCCGGCAGCGGCACCGGCCAGCATGCGGTCGATTTCGCCCGGCATTTTCCCGAAATCGTCTGGTGGCCGAGCGATCTCAACGACCAACATCTGAACAGCATCGCGGCGTGGCGCGCGCGTGCGGGACTGACAAATATTCGGCCGCCGTTGCGGATCGACCTCTGCGATCCCGCCTGGTGTCCCGAGATGCACGACGGCAGTGGCCCTGCAAGTTTGCTGGCGGTATTCTGCGCCAATGTCATCCACATCGCGCCGTGGCGCGTAGCTGAGGGACTGTTCGCCGGCGCCGGGCGCTATCTGCGCGCGGATGGGCGGCTGTTTCTCTATGGACCGTTCAAGCGCGATGGCAAGCACACCGCGATCAGCAATGCCGTGTTCGACACGAGCCTTCGCGAAGGCAACCCCGAATGGGGCGTGCGCGATGTCGAGGCGCTGGAGGAACTGGCGGCGGGGGTTGGTCTCAAGCTCAACGGAATTATCGAGATGCCGGCCAATAATTTGACGCTGGTGTTTGAGCGAGCGAAGACCTCAAATCCGTCATCCTGA
- a CDS encoding prolyl oligopeptidase family serine peptidase: MSVDDRPTIAAPDDDPHLWLEEIEGDRALDFIERQNALTLEKFGNAGFARDRDTLAAIYDRPDNIPYVTRRGGLLYNFWKDANNPRGIWRRTTLEEFRKANPNWDTLLDVDKLATEEDQDWILNGIETQLGTHPRAMLSLSRGGSDAVTLREFDIDARSFVADGFALPEAKGGAQWFDSDTLLLSSAYGEAMTTTSGYARTVRLLRRGTDVNQAPVVFETAPDNMGVFSDVDRTGASLRVWFVERLDFFNYNLWLGDETGAGLKLDLPTDIWMQAHRDWFAVKRRTAWTVGGKTYAADTVLGISLSAFLAGDRDFTVVFEPGPRRALQGFFWSDGRLVLPILDELRPVFEIFTPSAKGWSRAGLPGLPEIGVVDVWRLDSHESEDNGDLLANIQGPLTPSSLMLIEGVESPTVLKQAPRTFSADGLVVTQHEAISIDGERIPYIQTGPAGETGDAPVHLNGYGGFAISMRPSYNSAIGKLWLERGGISVVANIRGGGEFGTRWHDAGRYAGKRLAHDDFAAVAADLVRRGVTRPGRIAAEGGSNGGILITNMLTRYPERFGALFCTIPLIDMRRYTKLLAGASWIAEYGDPDKPEEWAWLKTYSAYHTATAGQKYPPILIATTRRDDRVHPGHARKMTAKLQAMEYEAYLYEPAAGGHGYGKDNKERAAFTALGYAFLKSKIGWVDQVG, encoded by the coding sequence ATGTCCGTCGATGACAGGCCAACTATCGCCGCGCCCGATGACGATCCGCATCTGTGGCTGGAAGAGATCGAGGGTGACCGGGCGCTTGATTTCATCGAGCGGCAAAACGCCTTGACGCTGGAAAAATTCGGTAACGCCGGATTTGCGCGGGATCGCGACACCCTGGCGGCGATTTACGACCGGCCAGACAACATCCCGTATGTGACGCGGCGTGGCGGCCTGCTCTATAACTTCTGGAAGGACGCGAATAATCCCCGCGGCATCTGGCGACGGACGACGCTGGAAGAATTTCGTAAAGCCAACCCGAATTGGGACACCCTGCTGGATGTGGACAAGCTCGCCACCGAGGAAGACCAAGACTGGATCTTGAACGGGATCGAGACCCAGCTAGGCACGCATCCGCGCGCGATGTTGAGCCTTTCGCGCGGCGGCAGCGATGCGGTGACGCTTCGCGAATTCGATATCGATGCTAGGAGCTTCGTCGCTGATGGCTTTGCTCTGCCGGAAGCCAAGGGCGGCGCCCAATGGTTCGATAGTGATACGCTGTTGCTTTCGAGTGCGTATGGCGAGGCGATGACGACCACGTCCGGATACGCGAGGACCGTGAGGTTGTTGCGGCGCGGCACGGACGTCAATCAGGCGCCCGTGGTCTTCGAGACCGCGCCGGACAATATGGGGGTATTCTCGGACGTCGACCGGACTGGCGCGAGTTTGAGAGTGTGGTTCGTCGAACGGCTTGATTTCTTCAACTATAATCTGTGGCTCGGCGACGAGACCGGCGCTGGATTGAAACTCGATCTTCCGACCGACATCTGGATGCAGGCGCATCGGGATTGGTTCGCCGTCAAACGGCGCACGGCGTGGACGGTGGGCGGAAAGACCTATGCGGCGGATACGGTGTTGGGCATATCGCTGTCGGCTTTCCTTGCCGGCGACCGCGATTTCACCGTGGTTTTCGAGCCGGGACCGCGGCGCGCGCTGCAGGGTTTTTTCTGGAGCGACGGAAGACTGGTCTTGCCCATCCTCGACGAACTGCGCCCGGTGTTCGAAATCTTTACGCCATCGGCGAAGGGCTGGTCCCGCGCCGGATTGCCGGGATTGCCGGAAATCGGCGTCGTCGACGTCTGGCGGCTCGACTCCCACGAATCCGAAGATAATGGCGACCTGCTCGCCAACATCCAGGGCCCGCTGACGCCGTCCTCGCTGATGCTGATCGAAGGCGTCGAAAGCCCGACGGTTTTGAAGCAGGCGCCGCGCACATTCTCCGCGGACGGACTCGTTGTCACCCAGCATGAGGCGATTTCGATCGACGGCGAACGCATTCCCTACATTCAGACCGGACCCGCCGGCGAGACCGGCGACGCGCCGGTGCATCTCAACGGCTATGGCGGTTTCGCGATATCGATGCGGCCCAGTTACAACTCGGCGATCGGCAAGCTGTGGCTGGAGCGCGGCGGCATCAGCGTCGTCGCCAATATTCGCGGCGGCGGCGAGTTCGGCACGCGCTGGCACGATGCCGGCCGCTATGCCGGCAAAAGGCTCGCCCATGATGATTTCGCCGCCGTCGCCGCCGACCTCGTGCGGCGTGGCGTGACGCGCCCGGGCCGCATCGCCGCCGAGGGCGGATCGAACGGCGGCATCCTGATCACCAACATGCTGACCCGCTATCCCGAACGGTTCGGGGCGCTGTTCTGCACCATTCCGCTGATCGACATGCGCCGCTACACCAAGCTGTTGGCGGGCGCGAGCTGGATCGCGGAATATGGCGATCCCGACAAGCCAGAGGAATGGGCGTGGCTGAAGACCTATTCGGCCTATCACACCGCAACAGCCGGCCAAAAATATCCGCCGATCCTGATCGCCACGACGCGGCGGGACGACCGCGTTCATCCCGGCCATGCCCGCAAGATGACGGCAAAACTGCAGGCAATGGAATATGAGGCCTATTTGTACGAGCCCGCGGCCGGCGGTCACGGCTATGGCAAGGACAACAAGGAACGCGCCGCGTTTACGGCGCTCGGATATGCGTTTTTGAAGAGCAAGATCGGGTGGGTGGATCAGGTGGGGTAG